In Chryseobacterium sp. C-71, the genomic window CTTACCAATCATGATATCACCAGGCTTCACTTCAGCACCGATTCTGATCATTCCGTTCTCATCAAGATCTTTTGTAGCTTCTTCAGAAACGTTTGGAATATCTGCCGTCAATTCTTCCATACCTAATTTGGTATCACGAACTTCAAGAGAATACTCATCTACGTGAATTGAAGTAAACCAGTCTTCACGTACAACTTTTTCGTTGATTACAATTGCATCCTCAAAGTTGTATCCTTTCCAAGGCATGAAGGCTACTACCAAGTTTCTACCCAAAGCCAATTCTCCGTTTTCGGTTGCATAACCGTCGCAAAGAACCTGACCTTTTTCTACCGTCTCACCTACTCTTACGTTTGGTCTTAGGGTAATAGTTGTACTCTGGTTAGTTTTTCTAAACTTAGTCAGTTTATATGTTTTCGTAGCAGATTCGAATGATACTAAATCTTCGTCATCGCTTCTTTCATATTTAATAGTAATCTGATCAGCATCTACGTACTCTACAGTACCTCTTCCTTCGGCATTGATCAAAATTCTAGAATCTTTCGCAACTTGTTGTTCCAGACCTGTACCTACGATTGGAGCTTGTGGCTTCAACAAAGGAACTGCCTGACGCATCATGCTTGATCCCATCAATGCACGGTTCGCATCATCATGCTCCAAGAATGGAATCAATGAAGCTGAAATACCGGAAATCTGGTTAGGTGCAACGTCGATCAAATTAACCTGAGAAGGCTCAACAACTGGATAATCACCATCTAATCTGGCAATAATTCTATCTGTTAAGAACGCTCCGTTATCATCTAACTCAACGTTTGCCTGAGCAATTACTTTATCTTCTTCGTCTTCTGCATTCAGATAAATAGGATCAGCATGTAGATCTACAGTACTTCCTTCTACTTTTCTATATGGAGTTTCGATGAAACCTAAAGTATTGATTTTAGCATAAATACCTAAAGATGAAATCAAACCAATATTTGGTCCCTCAGGAGTTTCGATAGGACAGATACGACCATAGTGAGTATGGTGAACGTCACGTACCTCGAAACCTGCTCTTTCTCTTGATAAACCACCAGGTCCTAAGGCAGAAAGTCTACGCTTGTGCGTGATTTCTGATAGAGGGTTGGTTTGGTCCATGAACTGAGAAAGCTGGTTGGTACCAAAGAATGAGTTAATAACTGATGTCAAAGTCTTCGCATTAACAAGATCAAGCGGAGTAAAGATTTCGTTATCTCTAACGTTCATTCTTTCCTTAATCGTTCTTGCAATTCTAGAAAGACCTACACCAAACTGTCCTGCTAATTGCTCACCAACAGTTTTAATTCTTCTGTTTGATAAGTGGTCGATATCATCAACCTCAGCTTTAGAGTTTACCAATTCGATCAAGTGTCTTACAATCGCAATGATATCTTCTTTTGTAAGAACCTCAGTAGTTGTAGGGATATTAAGACCTAACTTTTTGTTTAGTCTGTAACGTCCTACTTCACCAAGTGAATATCTTTGCTCAGAGAAGAATAATTTTTCAATAATTCCTCTTGCAGTTTCCTCATCGGGTGGATCTGCATTTCTTAACTGACGGTAAATATATTCTACCGCTTCTTTTTCAGAGTTGGTAGGGTCTTTTTGTAATGTATTCTGGATGATAGAGAATTCGTTTGAATTTTCTTTGTGAATCAAGATAGACTTCACACCAGCATCCAAAATAAGATCAATATGTTCTTTTTCAAGAATAGTCTCTCTGTCTAAGATGATTTCGTTTCTTTCGATAGAAACAACTTCACCAGTGTCTTCGTCTACAAAATCTTCAAACCAAGTGTTCAAAACTCTTGCAGCCAAAGTTCTACCTTCCACTTTTTTAAGGGCAGCTTTAGAAACTTTCACTTCTTCTGCAAGGTCAAAGATCTGAAGAATGTCTTTATCAGATTCGAAACCGATAGCTCTTAATAATGTAGTTAAAGGTAATTTTTTCTTACGGTCGATATACGCGTACATTACGCTGTTGATATCGGTAGTAAATTCCATCCAAGATCCTTTGAAAGGGATAATTCTTGAATAGTACAATTTTGTTCCGTTAGCGTGGTAAGTCTGTCCGAAGAATACACCCGGAGATCTGTGTAACTGAGTTACGATAACACGCTCTGCACCATTAATGATAAATGAACCAGACGGCGTCATATAAGGAACCGGACCTAAATAAACATCTTGTACAACGGTCTGAAAATCTTCATGTTCAGGATCTGTACAGTATAATTTAAGTCTAGCTTTTAGAGGAACGGAATACGTTAAACCTCTTTCCACACACTCATCGATTGAGTAACGTGGTGAATCTACCAAATAATCTAAGAATTCCAAAACGAATTGGTTTCTAGAATCGGTAATTGGAAAGTTTTCTTGGAAGGTTTTGTGCAAACCTTCTTTCTTTCTGTCTTCCGGAAGTGTGTCTAATTGGAAAAAATCTTTAAATGACTCTAACTGGATATCTAAGAAATCCGGAGTAATGATTTTTCCTTTCGCTGTAGAGAAATTAATTCTCTCATTTCCTTTAGTAATTGCGGTTGTTTTACTCATAAAACTTTTAAGAAAGGGTTAAAAAAATATTTTGATTTTACAAAAAATATCAGAATGACAAGAAACAAGTTAAAAGTAAAAAGGTAAAAGTGTTTTTGGCGCTCACGTAAGAACCTTTTTCCCTTTAAATTACATCTCTATCTTTCTAACTGCAACGCTGGTATATCTTTTCACAGCGTAATGCAAAATATTTTTAAATTTTTATTTTGGACGAATAAATGTAAATAATCTATCAACAAGAAATCCCTTTCAAAATTATGAAAGAGTTGATTTACAATGTTTTACTGATGTATGTATATTTATTAGCGCCAAAAGAACTGCAAATATACTAATTTTTAAGCGATTACACAAATTTAAGCATTACTCTGTAACTTATGTAATCATAAAAGTTTCTTAATTTTTTAAAAGAGTTGATATAACAAATTCGCTGAAAGTTTACCCTGTACAGCAAGATTCATTATTTTTTAAATCAAAAACATCACCTTGTAAAAAAACAGCGGTTTTTAACTTTAAATAAATTGATCTAACTTAAACAAAAAGTTAATTTTTATACATCTTACTAATCCATCCTTCTGCCTGATTGATTTATAAATAAAAATAAATTCTTCTCATCTCTTATATTTAGAATGTAAATAAAATAAAATCCGTCTCACAAAAATTTGTGAGACGGATTTCTTAAAATTTAAGTTAGCCTTTTAAGAATATTGGTGATTCGTAAAAGTTTTAGTTTTTTATACAACGAATAGAAAACCCATACGCTCGAAAAACACTGCCAGAAGTACTGTTTGATGTATTAAACAGAACATATGAAGAATTAGTACCCGCTGTTGTGCTGGTCCAATAAACACCAGTAGTACCTTCTTGAATCATTACTCCGTTATTATAAGCTCTATAGCCAGCCGTCGTTAATTTCAATGGGGAATTAAATGCACCTGCTGCATTTTGTGTGGCAAAAAGCGCTGATTCAGCTTGAAATTCTGCCAAAGTAGGAATACGGAAACCATTAGGACATGGATTATTGACACCGCTTACACCCTGCCATAAATTGACATTCTGTGGTGAACGCCAATCATAAGGACTAGTAGGAGCAGTAATAAAATTTCCATTGCCGGGAACATCTGTACTGCTTAATGTAGTACTTACCGGGGAAGTACGAATTTGATGAGCGTCAGCTAAACGTCCCCATTGGTATAAGTCACCATATGAAGCAGCATCTGTAGTACTTGTAGCCACCTGCGTTGCACCTAAATTACGATCCATCCATACTCTTCCGGTTCCTGTTGTTACAGTAGGAACATTTTCTCTACCCCAAAAAGACCAAACTGTTCCGTTATAAACAGCTAACACTTTATTGAAGTTATCATATACCATCATGCCGGGTGCAGGATTTCTGATATTAAGATGCGGACTTGCAGCTGTAGGCAAAACCATAGCTTTGTCGGTATCTTCTAAAACCAATATCCCTGGCGTAGAAGTTAAAGTTGTTCCAATGGCTGTTTTAGCAGAAGTATTTTCATTTATTGAACTCCCTTGAATTAAGGCTCCATCTATAGTACTCAACGGATCTACCGTTGTACCATTTGCATTAACTGTAAGATCCTTCCAGCCTGATGCGTATTTTACCTTCACTTTTTTATCGGTAAGATCATAAACCAATGTACCGTTTACAACACCAGTAACACTTCCTTCTGAAGTTACCCACGGTAAAACAATACCTCGATTCCCCGGTCCGAAATCAAGTGAAACAGATGGTGAAGACACACTTTCTTTACCTATCGCTACTTGAGAATATACATTTCCTGACAAAAATGCCAGTATGATTAGAAATAAATATTTCATTATTAATTCTTTTTTTTTATTAAACATTAATTAGACGGACACGTCGGTGTAGTAAAACAAGTCCAACCCGCCGGAGTACCCGTTGTGTTGACCTGAAGACAATCTGACGTAATATTGTACACCATCATTCCTTCTACAAGATTTGCCGCAGGAATTTGTGAAATCTGTAGTGCTGTCAGTCTGTTTACAACAAAACCTTTAGTTCTGGATTCCAAAACCGTCCAAGCTCCTTTTCTTACCATTGGCCAATTTCCCTGCGCAGCATTACCCGCTCTTGCTAAAGAAGTAAAACCGTGATTTGTATTCAACACAGTTCCGCTTGTAACTCCTGGTCTGTAACATACCTCCTGAGTATCCGTATCGGTAGCGGTATTATTAGTCAAATTAGAATCTGTACTGTTTGCCGGCGCTGTAATGGTGACCGTATTCACAAGATCACCTGTGAAAGTGAACGGTATACTTACCGTTACCGTGTAAGTTACCGTAGCATTTACTGGCAGATTTACCACATCATTGATTGCTCCGGTCTGTGTTCCTGAAACTGCAGTTGTCGCACCTCCTGCAGCAACTGCAGTATAACTTACATTAGCAGCAAGAATACCTGCTGGCAAAGGATCCGAAACC contains:
- a CDS encoding fibrobacter succinogenes major paralogous domain-containing protein; the protein is MKYLFLIILAFLSGNVYSQVAIGKESVSSPSVSLDFGPGNRGIVLPWVTSEGSVTGVVNGTLVYDLTDKKVKVKYASGWKDLTVNANGTTVDPLSTIDGALIQGSSINENTSAKTAIGTTLTSTPGILVLEDTDKAMVLPTAASPHLNIRNPAPGMMVYDNFNKVLAVYNGTVWSFWGRENVPTVTTGTGRVWMDRNLGATQVATSTTDAASYGDLYQWGRLADAHQIRTSPVSTTLSSTDVPGNGNFITAPTSPYDWRSPQNVNLWQGVSGVNNPCPNGFRIPTLAEFQAESALFATQNAAGAFNSPLKLTTAGYRAYNNGVMIQEGTTGVYWTSTTAGTNSSYVLFNTSNSTSGSVFRAYGFSIRCIKN
- the rpoB gene encoding DNA-directed RNA polymerase subunit beta translates to MSKTTAITKGNERINFSTAKGKIITPDFLDIQLESFKDFFQLDTLPEDRKKEGLHKTFQENFPITDSRNQFVLEFLDYLVDSPRYSIDECVERGLTYSVPLKARLKLYCTDPEHEDFQTVVQDVYLGPVPYMTPSGSFIINGAERVIVTQLHRSPGVFFGQTYHANGTKLYYSRIIPFKGSWMEFTTDINSVMYAYIDRKKKLPLTTLLRAIGFESDKDILQIFDLAEEVKVSKAALKKVEGRTLAARVLNTWFEDFVDEDTGEVVSIERNEIILDRETILEKEHIDLILDAGVKSILIHKENSNEFSIIQNTLQKDPTNSEKEAVEYIYRQLRNADPPDEETARGIIEKLFFSEQRYSLGEVGRYRLNKKLGLNIPTTTEVLTKEDIIAIVRHLIELVNSKAEVDDIDHLSNRRIKTVGEQLAGQFGVGLSRIARTIKERMNVRDNEIFTPLDLVNAKTLTSVINSFFGTNQLSQFMDQTNPLSEITHKRRLSALGPGGLSRERAGFEVRDVHHTHYGRICPIETPEGPNIGLISSLGIYAKINTLGFIETPYRKVEGSTVDLHADPIYLNAEDEEDKVIAQANVELDDNGAFLTDRIIARLDGDYPVVEPSQVNLIDVAPNQISGISASLIPFLEHDDANRALMGSSMMRQAVPLLKPQAPIVGTGLEQQVAKDSRILINAEGRGTVEYVDADQITIKYERSDDEDLVSFESATKTYKLTKFRKTNQSTTITLRPNVRVGETVEKGQVLCDGYATENGELALGRNLVVAFMPWKGYNFEDAIVINEKVVREDWFTSIHVDEYSLEVRDTKLGMEELTADIPNVSEEATKDLDENGMIRIGAEVKPGDIMIGKITPKGESDPTPEEKLLRAIFGDKAGDVKDASLKADSSLRGVVINKKLFSRNIKDKKKRTEEKLKLEEIENTYKAKFDELRNTLIEKLNTLVSGKTSQGVTNDLDEEIIGKGVKFTHKLLTSVEDYVNVSGADWTVDNDKNELIKQLIHNYKIKFNDIQGVKNREKFAISIGDELPAGIMKLAKVYIAKKRKLNVGDKMAGRHGNKGIVSRIVREEDMPFLEDGTPVDIVLNPLGVPSRMNIGQIYETVLGWAGQKLGMTFATPIFDGATLDQITEYTEKAGVPKFGHTHLYDGGTGERFTQAATVGIIYMLKLGHMVDDKMHARSIGPYSLITQQPLGGKAQFGGQRFGEMEVWALEAFGAANILREILTVKSDDVIGRAKTYEAIAKGEAMPEPGIPESFNVLLHELQGLGLDVRLEE